One window of the Devosia sp. 2618 genome contains the following:
- the recF gene encoding DNA replication/repair protein RecF, translating into MNRHLSRLRLTAFRNYAAAALDLDARHVVLTGPNGAGKTNLLEAISVLSPGRGLRGASFETLHAHGSDIGWAVAATVETDDGPADIGTGASPDGGRRVRINGANARSIEAMSDYLRVLWLTPAMDGLFSGPAGDRRRFLDRLVTTLIPSHSASVGDYEKAMRQRNRLLEDNGDTAWISAIEAQMAELGASIHLARSDSLTHLQALIEQSLEDGSFPAAHLALTPLFEDGDEPHASADLESALSARWRASRGVDRAAGRTISGPHRVDLQVTYAQKGMPAALGSTGEQKALLIGLILAHARLVKLRTAITPFLLLDEIAAHLDPDRRRALFLALDGLGTQCFLTGTDRLLFEALGERAQMVTVKDGRVYPD; encoded by the coding sequence ATGAACCGCCACCTGTCCCGCCTCCGCCTTACCGCCTTCCGCAATTATGCTGCGGCGGCGCTTGATCTTGATGCGCGCCATGTCGTGCTGACCGGGCCCAATGGCGCCGGCAAGACGAATCTGCTTGAAGCCATTTCGGTGCTGTCGCCCGGTCGCGGCCTGCGCGGTGCCAGCTTTGAAACGCTGCATGCCCATGGCAGCGATATCGGCTGGGCAGTCGCGGCAACCGTTGAAACCGATGATGGCCCCGCCGATATCGGCACCGGCGCTTCGCCCGATGGCGGGCGGCGGGTGCGGATCAACGGCGCCAATGCGCGCTCCATCGAGGCGATGAGCGATTATCTGCGCGTGCTGTGGCTGACGCCGGCCATGGATGGCCTGTTCTCGGGCCCGGCAGGCGACCGCAGGCGGTTTTTGGACCGGCTGGTGACGACGCTCATCCCATCCCATTCCGCCTCGGTCGGCGACTATGAAAAGGCCATGCGCCAGCGCAACCGGCTGCTCGAAGATAATGGCGACACGGCCTGGATTTCGGCCATCGAGGCGCAGATGGCCGAACTCGGCGCCTCGATCCATCTGGCCCGCTCCGATAGCCTCACCCATCTGCAGGCGCTGATCGAGCAAAGCCTTGAAGATGGCAGTTTCCCGGCCGCCCATCTCGCGCTGACGCCGCTGTTTGAGGATGGCGACGAACCCCATGCCTCGGCTGACCTCGAATCGGCCCTCAGCGCACGTTGGCGGGCCTCGCGCGGGGTTGATCGCGCCGCAGGACGCACCATATCTGGACCTCACCGTGTCGATCTTCAGGTCACCTATGCCCAAAAGGGCATGCCGGCGGCTTTGGGCTCGACGGGTGAGCAGAAAGCGCTGCTGATCGGTTTGATTCTGGCCCATGCGCGGCTGGTCAAGCTGCGCACCGCGATCACGCCGTTTTTGCTGCTCGACGAAATTGCCGCCCATCTCGACCCCGACCGCCGCCGCGCCTTGTTTTTGGCGCTGGATGGTCTGGGCACGCAGTGTTTTTTGACCGGCACGGACCGGCTGCTGTTTGAGGCGCTCGGCGAGCGCGCGCAGATGGTGACGGTCAAGGATGGACGGGTTTATCCGGACTGA
- the dnaN gene encoding DNA polymerase III subunit beta, producing MKVTLERNHLLKSLSHVHRVVERRNTYPILANVLFKAGDDKVELRATDLDIEVTEGVPAMVATPGTTTVPAHTLYEIVRKLSDGAEVRLETDGGENMVLTSGRSRFNLACLSPDSFPDLKSGAFGHEFTMPASALRELIERTQFAISNEETRYYLNGIYFHTVDVSNVGTVLRAVATDGHRMARAEIEAPEGAKGMPGIIVPKKTVGEVQKLLDGADGDVAVEVSETKIRFTVGSVVLLSKLIEGTFPDYDRVTPKNNDKQMNVDRASFATAVDRVSTIASDRGGKAVKLQAKDGLLELSVTNPDHGTASEELAVEFDTDGFEIGFNARYLLDIIGQIRSDSAVFMFNDAGSPTLVKDEGETRALYVLMPMRV from the coding sequence ATGAAAGTCACGCTCGAACGCAATCATCTGCTCAAGTCGCTGAGCCATGTGCATCGGGTGGTCGAGCGCCGCAACACCTACCCGATCCTCGCCAACGTGCTGTTCAAGGCCGGCGACGACAAGGTCGAACTGCGCGCCACCGACCTTGATATCGAAGTGACCGAAGGCGTGCCCGCAATGGTCGCAACGCCCGGCACCACCACCGTTCCGGCTCATACGCTCTATGAAATCGTCCGTAAGCTTTCCGATGGCGCCGAAGTGCGCCTCGAAACCGATGGCGGCGAGAACATGGTTCTGACGTCTGGCCGCTCGCGGTTCAATCTCGCCTGCCTCAGCCCCGACAGCTTCCCCGATCTCAAGTCCGGCGCGTTCGGCCATGAATTCACCATGCCGGCTTCGGCTTTGCGTGAATTGATCGAGCGCACCCAGTTTGCGATTTCGAACGAAGAAACGCGCTACTACCTTAACGGCATCTATTTCCACACCGTCGACGTCTCCAATGTCGGCACCGTGCTGCGCGCCGTGGCGACCGATGGTCACCGCATGGCCCGCGCCGAAATCGAAGCGCCCGAAGGCGCCAAGGGCATGCCCGGCATTATCGTGCCGAAAAAGACCGTTGGCGAAGTCCAGAAACTGCTCGACGGCGCCGATGGCGACGTTGCCGTGGAAGTGAGCGAGACCAAGATCCGCTTCACGGTCGGCTCGGTTGTGCTGTTGTCCAAGCTGATCGAAGGCACCTTCCCCGATTATGATCGGGTGACGCCCAAGAACAACGACAAGCAGATGAATGTCGACCGCGCCAGCTTCGCGACCGCCGTTGATCGTGTTTCGACCATTGCGTCCGATCGTGGCGGCAAGGCCGTCAAGCTCCAGGCCAAGGACGGCCTGCTGGAGCTGTCGGTGACCAACCCCGATCACGGCACGGCAAGCGAAGAACTGGCGGTCGAATTCGATACCGATGGCTTCGAGATCGGCTTTAACGCCCGCTACCTGCTCGACATCATCGGCCAGATCCGCAGCGACAGCGCCGTCTTCATGTTCAACGACGCCGGCTCGCCGACGCTGGTGAAGGATGAGGGCGAAACCCGCGCGCTGTATGTTCTGATGCCGATGCGTGTCTAG